From a region of the Streptacidiphilus albus JL83 genome:
- a CDS encoding alpha/beta hydrolase, with product MPETTRRPRALRGGLTAAITATAAAALLLTGCGSSAPKAGSQSPATTAPSSPAAVPSTPAPSPSNTTVSLPTGPKAALKLFETTSVGPIYETTLHGAKSGVSGKVWVWLPPQYNDPKYAAYGFPVVTAYSGGASDGYNTWTDQGQLPLLVDDVSLAKQGKASPFIMVMPIQNFHEDENRLLDCSDIPGHQKMGTWMGVDVPDFARANFRTLTSRNGWGVMGASTGGLCSAKLALQFPQTFAAAVPIDGYFLPDSLYWKGHHADWVANAPQLMVAHSTADVSMLVTAGGGEAYEENVVQAFVHAAKSSPSVKLTYYVLPNAQHLTSDFKRLIPTTLEYLTQHLSPPTAG from the coding sequence ATGCCTGAGACCACCCGTCGTCCCCGTGCCCTCCGGGGTGGCCTGACGGCTGCCATAACCGCGACCGCAGCCGCCGCGCTGCTGCTGACCGGCTGCGGCTCCTCCGCCCCGAAGGCGGGCTCGCAGAGCCCGGCGACCACCGCCCCGTCGAGCCCGGCGGCGGTTCCGTCCACCCCGGCGCCCTCGCCCTCGAACACCACGGTGTCGCTGCCGACCGGTCCGAAGGCGGCGCTGAAGCTGTTCGAGACCACCTCGGTCGGCCCGATCTACGAGACCACCCTGCACGGCGCCAAGTCCGGCGTCTCCGGCAAGGTCTGGGTCTGGCTGCCGCCGCAGTACAACGACCCGAAGTACGCCGCCTACGGCTTCCCGGTGGTCACCGCGTACTCGGGCGGCGCCAGCGACGGCTACAACACCTGGACCGACCAGGGCCAGCTGCCGCTGCTGGTCGACGACGTCTCGCTGGCCAAGCAGGGCAAGGCCAGCCCGTTCATCATGGTCATGCCGATCCAGAACTTCCACGAGGACGAGAACCGGCTGCTGGACTGCAGCGACATCCCGGGCCACCAGAAGATGGGCACCTGGATGGGCGTCGACGTCCCCGACTTCGCCCGGGCCAACTTCCGCACCCTGACCAGCCGCAACGGCTGGGGTGTGATGGGCGCCTCGACCGGCGGCCTGTGCAGCGCCAAGCTCGCGCTGCAGTTCCCGCAGACCTTCGCCGCCGCCGTCCCGATCGACGGCTACTTCCTGCCGGACTCGCTCTACTGGAAGGGCCACCACGCGGACTGGGTCGCCAACGCCCCGCAGCTGATGGTGGCCCACAGCACCGCCGATGTCAGCATGCTGGTCACCGCCGGCGGCGGCGAGGCCTACGAGGAGAACGTGGTCCAGGCGTTCGTCCACGCCGCGAAGAGCTCGCCCTCGGTCAAGCTGACCTACTACGTGCTGCCCAACGCCCAGCACCTCACCTCGGACTTCAAGCGGCTGATCCCGACCACGCTGGAGTACCTCACCCAGCACCTCTCCCCGCCCACCGCGGGCTGA
- a CDS encoding 1,4-dihydroxy-6-naphthoate synthase yields the protein MTGTSSTSLSTAYSPCPNDTFTFHAWAHGLVPSPLAPEVAFADIDVTNGLAERGELDLLKISYAALPWVLEEYALLPCGGALGRGCGPLVLTGPDASADPADLAGRTIAVPSERSTAYLLFRLWAAEAVPGGLGGIVVLPFDEIMPAVGDGRVDAGLVIHEARFTYQRYGLRSLADMGEAWEAATGLPIPLGAIVARRSLGAERLAELASAIRASVRYAWANPEASRGYVLEHAQEMDPAVADQHIALYVNDFTADLGEDGYAAVRGLLERAAAAGLVPATAPGALDFPGA from the coding sequence ATGACCGGCACCAGCAGCACCAGCCTGAGCACGGCCTACTCGCCCTGCCCGAACGACACCTTCACCTTCCACGCCTGGGCGCACGGCCTGGTGCCGAGCCCACTGGCGCCGGAGGTGGCCTTCGCCGACATCGACGTCACCAACGGGCTCGCCGAGCGCGGCGAGCTGGACCTGCTGAAGATCTCGTACGCGGCGCTGCCCTGGGTGCTGGAGGAGTACGCGCTGCTGCCCTGCGGCGGCGCGCTGGGACGCGGCTGCGGCCCGCTGGTGCTCACCGGCCCGGACGCCTCGGCGGACCCGGCCGACCTGGCCGGCCGGACCATCGCGGTGCCCAGCGAGCGCAGCACCGCCTACCTGCTGTTCCGGCTGTGGGCGGCGGAGGCGGTGCCCGGCGGCCTGGGCGGGATCGTGGTGCTGCCCTTCGACGAGATCATGCCGGCCGTCGGCGACGGCAGGGTCGACGCCGGGCTGGTGATCCACGAGGCCCGGTTCACCTACCAGCGCTACGGGCTGCGCTCGCTCGCCGACATGGGCGAGGCCTGGGAGGCCGCGACCGGACTGCCGATCCCGCTCGGCGCGATCGTCGCCCGCCGTTCGCTCGGCGCGGAGCGGCTGGCCGAGCTGGCCTCGGCGATCCGCGCCAGCGTCCGCTACGCCTGGGCGAACCCGGAGGCCAGCCGGGGCTATGTGCTGGAGCACGCGCAGGAGATGGACCCGGCCGTCGCCGACCAGCACATCGCGCTGTATGTGAACGACTTCACCGCCGACCTGGGCGAGGACGGCTACGCGGCCGTGCGCGGCCTGCTGGAGCGGGCGGCGGCAGCCGGGCTGGTGCCGGCGACGGCCCCGGGGGCGCTGGACTTCCCCGGGGCCTGA
- a CDS encoding class I SAM-dependent methyltransferase, with protein MPTTEQAAAEAAAERARTERKASIAHGFDLVAPVYGTAGGDFFRSLGRRLTAFAGIKPGDRVLDLGCGRGAVLFAAADAVGPDGYAAGIDLSSGMVHATAAEAAGRGLRNVAVRVGDAEDPGFPSHSFETVTAGLMMFITPEPEAVLAAVRRVLVPGGRFAMTTLCPEQTGWQTALHAALAFQDPPPGALPTTVKGGNGRFDTLDGISATMDRAGFAEVRTVEDEHVATVADAEAWWASVWASGVRGALEKIPEQRRAEAKAAAFAVVDGLAVDGVLTRRTGVRFTSGISTSGISTSGTGTSGTGSTGPGPAGPTAD; from the coding sequence ATGCCGACCACAGAGCAGGCAGCAGCAGAGGCAGCAGCAGAGCGGGCCCGGACGGAGCGGAAGGCGTCCATCGCCCATGGATTCGACCTGGTCGCGCCGGTCTACGGCACGGCGGGCGGCGACTTCTTCCGGAGCCTCGGCCGACGGCTGACGGCCTTCGCCGGGATCAAGCCCGGGGACCGGGTGCTGGACCTGGGCTGCGGCCGCGGCGCGGTGCTCTTCGCCGCCGCCGACGCCGTCGGCCCCGACGGCTACGCGGCCGGGATCGACCTCTCCTCCGGGATGGTCCACGCCACCGCCGCCGAGGCGGCCGGACGCGGGCTGCGCAATGTCGCGGTCCGGGTCGGCGACGCGGAGGACCCGGGATTCCCCTCCCACTCCTTCGAGACGGTCACCGCCGGGCTGATGATGTTCATCACCCCGGAGCCGGAGGCCGTGCTGGCGGCGGTGCGGCGGGTGCTGGTGCCCGGCGGCCGGTTCGCGATGACCACCCTGTGTCCGGAGCAGACCGGCTGGCAGACGGCCCTCCACGCCGCCCTGGCCTTCCAGGACCCCCCGCCCGGAGCCCTGCCGACCACCGTCAAGGGCGGCAACGGCCGCTTCGACACCCTGGACGGCATCAGCGCGACCATGGACCGGGCCGGCTTCGCCGAGGTGCGCACGGTCGAGGACGAGCACGTCGCCACGGTCGCCGACGCCGAGGCGTGGTGGGCCTCCGTCTGGGCGTCCGGGGTCCGCGGCGCCCTGGAGAAGATCCCCGAGCAGCGCCGGGCGGAGGCGAAGGCGGCCGCCTTCGCCGTGGTCGACGGCCTGGCCGTGGACGGGGTGCTGACCCGGCGCACCGGCGTCCGCTTCACTTCGGGGATCAGTACTTCGGGGATCAGCACCTCGGGGACCGGCACTTCGGGGACCGGCAGCACCGGGCCCGGCCCGGCCGGTCCTACCGCCGACTGA
- a CDS encoding cold-shock protein, with product MPTGKVKWFNTEKGFGFLSRDDGGDVFVHSKALPAGVEALKPGQRVEFGVVAGHRGDQALSVTLLEDAPSLAAANRRKPDDLAPIVQDLTTLLERILPGLQRGRYPEKQAGHQVATLLRAVADQLDV from the coding sequence ATGCCCACGGGCAAGGTCAAGTGGTTCAACACCGAGAAGGGCTTCGGCTTCCTCTCCCGCGACGACGGCGGCGACGTCTTCGTCCACTCCAAGGCGCTCCCGGCCGGGGTCGAGGCGCTGAAGCCCGGTCAGCGGGTGGAGTTCGGCGTGGTCGCGGGCCACCGGGGTGATCAGGCGCTGTCGGTGACGCTGCTGGAGGACGCGCCCTCGCTCGCGGCGGCCAACCGGCGCAAGCCGGACGACCTCGCACCGATCGTCCAGGACCTGACCACGCTGCTGGAGCGGATCCTGCCCGGACTGCAGCGCGGCCGGTACCCGGAGAAGCAGGCCGGCCACCAGGTCGCGACGCTGCTGCGGGCGGTCGCGGACCAGCTGGACGTCTGA
- a CDS encoding futalosine hydrolase translates to MPLPRLLVVTAVAPEAAAVLRGVTTALGHTGPVEVALPGGLLLTRCGPVDVLAAGVGPAAAAAATATALTAAALTAGGPTAAPPWAYRLAVSAGIAGGFAPAAPLGCAVAAEAIVAADLGADTPEGFADAAALGFGRVRHTTVHAEQVARRLRGAGVPTALGTVLTVSTVTGSAERAAALTDRHPGAVAEAMEGFGVAEAAAAHGVPVLELRSVSNAVGPRDRAAWRMGEAFATLERVFAHLPYADLTG, encoded by the coding sequence ATGCCACTGCCGCGCCTGCTCGTCGTGACCGCCGTCGCCCCCGAGGCGGCGGCGGTGCTGCGCGGCGTGACGACGGCCCTGGGGCACACCGGGCCGGTGGAGGTCGCCCTGCCGGGCGGGCTGCTGCTGACGCGCTGCGGCCCGGTGGACGTCCTGGCCGCCGGGGTCGGCCCGGCGGCCGCCGCCGCGGCCACCGCCACCGCGCTGACCGCAGCGGCCCTGACCGCCGGCGGCCCGACCGCCGCCCCCCCGTGGGCCTACCGGCTGGCCGTCTCCGCCGGGATCGCCGGCGGCTTCGCCCCGGCCGCGCCGCTGGGCTGCGCCGTGGCCGCCGAGGCGATCGTCGCCGCCGACCTCGGCGCGGACACCCCCGAGGGTTTCGCCGACGCCGCCGCACTCGGCTTCGGCCGGGTCCGCCACACGACCGTCCATGCCGAGCAGGTCGCCCGCCGACTGCGCGGCGCCGGAGTGCCGACCGCGCTGGGCACCGTGCTGACCGTGTCCACGGTCACCGGCAGCGCCGAGCGCGCCGCCGCCCTGACGGACCGCCACCCGGGCGCGGTGGCCGAGGCCATGGAGGGTTTCGGGGTGGCCGAGGCCGCCGCCGCGCACGGCGTCCCGGTGCTGGAGCTGCGGTCCGTCTCCAACGCCGTCGGCCCCCGCGACCGGGCGGCCTGGCGGATGGGCGAGGCGTTCGCCACCCTGGAACGGGTCTTCGCGCACCTGCCCTACGCCGACCTGACCGGCTGA
- a CDS encoding HAD family hydrolase, with amino-acid sequence MNSRAGLTVGFDLDMTLIDSRPGIKVAYDLLSAETGVPIDSDLVVGRLGPPVEQEIANWFPAEAVDRTADRYRAIYAEHAVAGCLALPGAHAAIAAVRAHGGRAIVVTGKYTPNARLNLDALGLDVDALHGLVFGPEKGTVLRAEGAAVYVGDHLGDIVGALAAEAVPVGVSTGPYDAAALTEAGAAVVLADLTDFPDWLAGHLAARV; translated from the coding sequence ATGAACTCACGAGCGGGTCTCACCGTCGGATTCGACCTCGACATGACGCTGATCGACTCGCGGCCCGGGATCAAGGTCGCCTACGACCTGCTCTCCGCCGAGACCGGGGTGCCGATCGACAGCGACCTGGTGGTCGGCCGACTGGGCCCGCCGGTCGAGCAGGAGATCGCCAACTGGTTCCCGGCCGAGGCCGTCGACCGGACGGCGGACCGCTACCGCGCCATCTACGCCGAGCACGCCGTGGCCGGCTGCCTGGCGCTGCCGGGTGCGCACGCGGCCATCGCCGCCGTCCGCGCCCACGGGGGCCGCGCCATCGTGGTCACCGGCAAGTACACGCCCAACGCCCGGCTCAACCTGGACGCGCTGGGGCTGGACGTGGACGCCCTGCACGGCCTGGTCTTCGGGCCGGAGAAGGGGACGGTGCTCCGCGCCGAGGGCGCCGCCGTCTACGTCGGCGACCACCTCGGCGACATCGTCGGCGCGCTGGCGGCCGAGGCCGTCCCGGTCGGGGTCAGCACCGGGCCCTACGACGCCGCCGCGCTGACCGAGGCCGGTGCGGCCGTGGTCCTGGCGGACCTCACCGACTTCCCGGACTGGCTGGCCGGCCACCTGGCCGCCCGGGTCTGA
- a CDS encoding MFS transporter: MGRVADRAHRAAGATAVGTGRAVGATGRRIRRATSAEGAGESGLAKLIELHAVNSAGDMMVTVALASTIFFSVPTGEARGRVALYLLITMAPFVLLAPVIGPLLDRLPSGRRSAMALSMLARAAIAWMMTSSIAGGGLAVYPEALGVLVASKAYGVVRSVVVPRLLPARVTLVKANARVTLAGLLATGLAGAVGGLLHLVGPDWPLRGAFLVYLGGALLAFQLPHQVDLAKDEERALLHTRPPDEPRLRLRAVGPSVVLALGAEGTLRGLSGFLTFFLAFLLRVHPASGLPSTAALGIVVGALGVGNALGTALGSWLRSRGPEILVTFLLAVAAAAAVAAAVFYGILTLTLLAGTAGVTQSLGKVALDSLIQRDVPERVRTSAFARSETLMQLAWVLGGGLGIVLPLIGRVGASTAAGLLLLALVLTVHGLLRLPPASRRVAGAPDVA, encoded by the coding sequence CTGGGCCGGGTCGCCGACCGGGCGCACCGCGCCGCCGGGGCCACCGCCGTCGGCACCGGTCGGGCCGTGGGCGCGACCGGGCGCCGGATCCGCCGGGCCACCTCGGCCGAGGGCGCGGGCGAGTCGGGCCTGGCCAAGCTGATCGAACTGCACGCGGTGAACTCGGCCGGCGACATGATGGTGACCGTGGCGCTGGCGTCCACCATCTTCTTCTCGGTGCCGACCGGCGAGGCCCGGGGCCGGGTCGCGCTCTACCTGCTGATCACCATGGCGCCGTTCGTGCTGCTGGCGCCGGTGATCGGGCCGCTGCTGGACCGGCTGCCGAGCGGCCGGCGCAGCGCCATGGCGCTGTCGATGCTGGCCCGGGCCGCCATCGCCTGGATGATGACCAGCTCCATCGCCGGCGGCGGCCTGGCCGTCTACCCGGAGGCACTGGGCGTGCTGGTCGCCTCCAAGGCCTACGGGGTGGTCCGCAGCGTGGTCGTGCCCCGGCTGCTGCCGGCCCGGGTGACGCTGGTGAAGGCCAACGCCCGGGTGACCCTGGCCGGGCTGCTGGCCACCGGGCTGGCCGGCGCGGTCGGCGGGCTGCTGCACCTGGTCGGCCCGGACTGGCCGCTGCGCGGGGCCTTCCTGGTCTACCTGGGCGGCGCGCTGCTGGCCTTCCAGCTGCCGCACCAGGTGGACCTGGCCAAGGACGAGGAGCGGGCGCTGCTGCACACCCGTCCCCCGGACGAACCCCGGCTCCGGCTGCGGGCGGTGGGGCCCTCGGTGGTGCTGGCGCTGGGCGCGGAGGGCACCCTGCGCGGGCTGTCCGGGTTCCTGACGTTCTTCCTCGCGTTCCTGCTGCGGGTGCACCCGGCGAGCGGCCTGCCGTCGACGGCGGCGCTGGGCATCGTGGTCGGCGCGCTGGGCGTCGGGAACGCCCTGGGGACGGCGCTGGGCTCCTGGCTGCGCTCCCGGGGGCCTGAGATCCTGGTCACATTCCTGCTGGCGGTCGCCGCTGCGGCGGCCGTCGCCGCCGCCGTCTTCTACGGCATCCTCACCCTGACCCTGCTGGCGGGCACCGCCGGAGTGACCCAGTCGCTGGGCAAGGTCGCCCTGGACTCGCTGATCCAGCGGGACGTGCCCGAACGGGTCAGAACCTCGGCCTTCGCCCGTTCGGAGACGCTGATGCAGCTGGCCTGGGTGCTCGGCGGCGGCCTCGGCATCGTGCTGCCGCTGATCGGCCGGGTCGGCGCGAGCACGGCGGCCGGACTGCTGCTGCTCGCACTGGTGCTGACCGTGCACGGGCTGCTCCGACTGCCGCCCGCGTCCCGGCGGGTCGCGGGTGCCCCCGACGTGGCTTGA
- a CDS encoding helicase-associated domain-containing protein yields MSSRRSGQNGSADPAPRTTAPRTLAEELRARPDDGLAALLRARPDLLNPVPGDLTQLATRLSTRASVVRALERLDRFTLQTAEALAVAPDDSPLPVLTALLDGARPTAPLAVLREQALVWGPADRPRLVRTARDVLAPTGGTPGPTGLGPPFAEAAAGLSPGRLQDVLADAGLPATHDPVSAVAALAALWADRERAEALLATAIPGVKDVLRRLMWGPPNGATPARGVRAAEARTPVEWLLARGALLPSGPDNVVLPREVALHLRGGRAHRQVEPKPPAVAAAARHDPGQTDRAAAAQAFTAVRTVEEALDLWSAEPPAVLRTGGLGVRELRRTATALDLPEAEAAFWLELAFGAGLLAADGEAAERWMPTPLFDEWLRQPVAERWLLLARGWLAATRVAALVGSRDAKDRVLSALGDGLDRSIAPELRRAVLRELAELPPGSVPEPASLLERLRWQHPLRGGATRDRLVDWTLAEAERLGLSGRGALASYAAPLAAGQDPTAALAPLLPEPLDQVILQPDLTAIAPGPLHTPLAQTLAVAADVESKGGATVYRFTPDSVRRALDAGRTADELHAFLAAHSSTPVPQPLTYLVDDVARRHGRLRVGAASAYLRCDDDALLAELLADRRAAQLRLRRLAPTVLAAQADPVTVLAQLRTMGYAPAAESPDGDVLISRPDARRTPPRSAPVPVPDGPPPVSAALLGAAVRSVRAGDRAATAVHREPGAAPAELPRTAAAETLAALQTAVLTGERVWIGYVNAEGSASQRVVEPVRVAGGFVTAYDQAREEMQTFSLHRITGVAELAEDS; encoded by the coding sequence ATGAGCAGCCGAAGAAGCGGGCAGAACGGCAGCGCCGACCCCGCACCGCGCACCACCGCGCCGCGCACCCTCGCGGAGGAGCTGCGCGCCCGGCCGGACGACGGCCTCGCCGCGCTGCTCCGCGCCCGCCCCGACCTGCTCAACCCCGTGCCCGGCGACCTCACCCAGCTCGCCACCCGGCTGTCCACCCGCGCCTCCGTGGTGCGCGCGCTGGAGCGGCTGGACCGCTTCACCCTGCAGACCGCCGAGGCGCTGGCGGTCGCCCCCGACGACAGCCCGCTCCCGGTGCTGACCGCGCTGCTGGACGGCGCCCGACCGACCGCACCGCTGGCGGTGCTCCGGGAACAGGCCCTGGTCTGGGGCCCCGCCGACCGGCCGCGACTGGTCCGCACCGCCCGCGACGTGCTCGCGCCCACCGGCGGCACCCCCGGGCCGACCGGGCTCGGCCCGCCCTTCGCCGAGGCCGCCGCCGGGCTCTCCCCGGGGCGGCTCCAGGACGTCCTGGCCGACGCCGGGCTGCCCGCCACCCACGACCCGGTCAGCGCCGTCGCCGCGCTGGCCGCCCTGTGGGCGGACCGCGAGCGGGCGGAGGCGCTGCTCGCCACCGCGATTCCCGGGGTCAAGGACGTGCTGCGGCGGCTGATGTGGGGTCCGCCGAACGGTGCCACGCCCGCCCGCGGGGTCCGCGCCGCCGAGGCCAGGACCCCCGTCGAGTGGCTGCTGGCCCGGGGCGCGCTGCTGCCCTCGGGCCCCGACAACGTGGTCCTGCCGCGCGAGGTGGCGCTGCACCTGCGCGGCGGACGCGCCCACCGGCAGGTCGAGCCGAAGCCCCCGGCCGTGGCAGCGGCGGCCCGGCACGACCCGGGGCAGACCGACCGCGCCGCAGCCGCGCAGGCGTTCACCGCCGTGCGGACCGTCGAGGAGGCGCTGGACCTGTGGAGCGCCGAACCGCCCGCCGTGCTGCGCACCGGCGGCCTCGGCGTCCGGGAGCTGCGCCGCACCGCGACCGCCCTGGACCTGCCGGAGGCCGAGGCCGCCTTCTGGCTGGAGCTGGCCTTCGGCGCCGGGCTGCTCGCCGCCGACGGCGAGGCCGCCGAGCGGTGGATGCCGACCCCGCTGTTCGACGAGTGGCTGCGGCAGCCGGTCGCCGAGCGCTGGCTGCTGCTGGCCCGGGGCTGGCTGGCGGCGACCCGGGTCGCCGCGCTGGTCGGCAGCCGGGACGCCAAGGACCGGGTGCTCTCCGCGCTCGGCGACGGGCTCGACCGCTCGATCGCGCCCGAGCTGCGCCGCGCCGTGCTGCGGGAGCTGGCCGAGCTGCCGCCGGGCTCGGTCCCGGAACCGGCCTCGCTGCTGGAGCGGCTGCGCTGGCAGCACCCGCTGCGCGGCGGCGCCACCCGGGACCGGCTGGTCGACTGGACCCTCGCCGAGGCCGAACGGCTCGGCCTGAGCGGACGCGGCGCCCTCGCCTCCTACGCCGCGCCGCTCGCCGCCGGCCAGGACCCGACGGCGGCGCTGGCCCCGCTGCTGCCCGAGCCGCTGGACCAGGTGATCCTGCAGCCGGACCTGACCGCGATCGCCCCGGGACCGCTGCACACCCCGCTGGCGCAGACCCTCGCGGTCGCGGCCGACGTCGAGTCCAAGGGCGGGGCGACGGTCTACCGGTTCACCCCGGACTCGGTCCGCCGGGCGCTGGACGCCGGGCGGACCGCCGACGAGCTGCACGCCTTCCTGGCCGCCCACTCCAGCACCCCGGTCCCGCAGCCGCTGACCTACCTGGTCGACGACGTGGCCCGGCGGCACGGCCGGCTCCGGGTCGGCGCGGCCTCGGCCTACCTGCGCTGCGACGACGACGCGCTGCTGGCGGAGCTGCTGGCGGACCGGCGGGCGGCCCAGCTGCGGCTGCGGCGGCTGGCGCCGACCGTGCTGGCGGCGCAGGCCGACCCGGTGACCGTGCTGGCCCAGCTGCGGACGATGGGCTACGCCCCGGCGGCGGAGTCGCCCGACGGCGATGTGCTGATCTCCCGCCCCGACGCCCGCCGCACCCCGCCGCGCAGCGCGCCGGTCCCGGTGCCGGACGGACCGCCGCCGGTGTCGGCGGCGCTGCTGGGCGCGGCGGTGCGGAGCGTCCGGGCCGGCGACCGGGCGGCCACGGCGGTGCACCGGGAGCCCGGGGCCGCCCCCGCGGAGCTGCCGCGCACGGCCGCCGCCGAGACCCTGGCGGCGCTGCAGACGGCGGTGCTGACCGGCGAGCGGGTCTGGATCGGCTATGTGAACGCGGAGGGCTCGGCCAGCCAGCGGGTGGTGGAGCCGGTCCGGGTGGCCGGCGGCTTCGTGACCGCCTATGACCAGGCACGCGAGGAAATGCAAACGTTCAGCTTGCATCGGATCACTGGTGTCGCAGAGTTGGCCGAGGACTCCTGA
- a CDS encoding DNA repair helicase XPB — MNDGPLIVQSDKTLLLETGHPKAADCRRVIAPFAELERAPEHVHTYRVTPLGLWNARAAGHDAEQVVDALVTYSRYPVPHALLVDIADTMARYGRLTLSKHPVHGLVLTSTDRPVLEEVLRSKKIIPLVGQRLDADTVAVHPSERGQIKQVLLKLGWPAEDLAGYVDGEAHPIELDQDGWELRPYQQQAVEGFWHGGSGVVVLPCGAGKTLVGAAAMATAKATTLILVTNTVSARQWKHELVKRTTLTEDEIGEYSGTRKEIRPVTIATYQVMTTKRKGVYAHLELFDSRDWGLVVYDEVHLLPAPIFRFTADLQARRRLGLTATLVREDGREGDVFSLIGPKRFDAPWKEIEAQGYIAPADCCEVRVTLTDSERLAYATAEPEERYRFCATTATKRRVTQALVEKHRGIPTLVIGQYIDQLDELGEALNAPVIKGETSNPQREKLFDAFRNGEITVLVVSKVANFSIDLPEATIAIQVSGTFGSRQEEAQRLGRVLRPKADGHTAHFYSVVARDTVDQDFAAHRQRFLAEQGYAYRIVDADDVLAGDDV; from the coding sequence GTGAACGATGGACCGCTGATCGTCCAGTCCGACAAGACCCTGCTGCTGGAGACCGGCCACCCCAAGGCCGCCGACTGCCGCCGGGTGATCGCGCCCTTCGCCGAGCTGGAACGCGCGCCGGAGCACGTCCACACCTACCGGGTCACCCCGCTCGGACTGTGGAACGCCCGCGCCGCCGGGCACGACGCCGAGCAGGTCGTCGACGCGCTGGTGACCTACTCGCGCTACCCCGTGCCGCACGCGCTGCTGGTCGACATCGCCGACACCATGGCCCGCTACGGGCGGCTGACGCTGTCCAAGCACCCGGTCCACGGGCTGGTGCTGACCTCGACCGACCGCCCGGTGCTGGAGGAGGTGCTGCGCTCCAAGAAGATCATCCCGCTGGTCGGGCAGCGGCTGGACGCCGACACCGTGGCCGTCCACCCCTCCGAGCGCGGGCAGATCAAGCAGGTGCTGCTGAAGCTCGGCTGGCCGGCAGAGGACCTGGCCGGCTACGTCGACGGCGAGGCGCACCCGATCGAGCTGGACCAGGACGGCTGGGAGCTGCGCCCCTACCAGCAGCAGGCGGTCGAGGGCTTCTGGCACGGCGGCTCCGGCGTGGTGGTGCTGCCCTGCGGGGCCGGGAAGACCCTGGTCGGGGCGGCGGCGATGGCCACCGCCAAGGCGACCACGCTGATCCTGGTCACCAACACCGTCTCGGCCCGGCAGTGGAAGCACGAGCTGGTCAAGCGGACCACGCTGACCGAGGACGAGATCGGCGAGTACAGCGGCACCCGGAAGGAGATCCGCCCGGTCACCATCGCCACGTACCAGGTGATGACCACCAAGCGGAAGGGCGTCTACGCCCACCTGGAGCTCTTCGACTCCCGTGACTGGGGCCTGGTCGTCTACGACGAGGTGCACCTGCTGCCCGCGCCGATCTTCCGCTTCACCGCCGACCTCCAGGCCCGCCGCCGGCTCGGGCTGACCGCGACCCTGGTCCGCGAGGACGGCCGCGAGGGCGACGTCTTCTCGCTGATCGGCCCCAAGCGCTTCGACGCGCCCTGGAAGGAGATCGAGGCCCAGGGCTACATCGCACCGGCCGACTGCTGCGAGGTCCGGGTCACCCTGACCGACTCCGAGCGGCTGGCCTACGCCACCGCCGAGCCCGAGGAGCGCTACCGCTTCTGCGCGACCACCGCCACCAAGCGCAGGGTCACCCAGGCCCTGGTGGAGAAGCACCGGGGCATCCCGACCCTGGTCATCGGCCAGTACATCGACCAGCTGGACGAGCTGGGCGAGGCGCTGAACGCCCCGGTGATCAAGGGCGAGACCAGCAACCCGCAGCGGGAGAAGCTCTTCGACGCCTTCCGCAACGGCGAGATCACCGTGCTGGTGGTCTCCAAGGTCGCCAACTTCTCCATCGACCTGCCCGAGGCGACCATCGCCATCCAGGTCTCCGGCACCTTCGGCTCCCGGCAGGAGGAGGCCCAGCGCCTCGGCCGGGTGCTCCGGCCGAAGGCGGACGGGCACACCGCCCACTTCTACTCGGTGGTCGCCCGGGACACCGTCGACCAGGACTTCGCCGCGCACCGGCAGCGCTTCCTGGCCGAGCAGGGCTACGCCTACCGGATCGTCGACGCGGACGACGTGCTGGCCGGCGACGACGTCTGA
- a CDS encoding DUF4232 domain-containing protein, translating to MRLQRTATIAVAALLGGFALSACSGSTGATAAPGASASGASVPSAGASAGASAGASAGGPAGSGGSGSSSGSNGGATPTSGASGSTNATTTGADSSRCHTTDLGYSWATGGDAVPNSDSSQQQSAVVILKNTSGHTCSMHGFPGVDLVNSGIQWPLVRSSQQPVTITLHPGDSTQFTVHFLPWTAEGNVASNDFAATTLVITPPNETTSYDLPWRWGNVLLQDGATHPGTFISPIGD from the coding sequence ATGCGTCTTCAGCGGACAGCGACAATTGCGGTGGCGGCTCTGCTCGGTGGTTTCGCGCTCAGCGCCTGCAGCGGCAGCACGGGTGCCACGGCCGCACCCGGCGCCTCGGCGAGCGGCGCGTCCGTCCCGTCGGCGGGTGCCTCGGCGGGTGCGTCGGCGGGTGCCTCCGCAGGCGGCCCCGCCGGGAGCGGCGGGAGCGGGAGCAGCAGCGGTTCGAACGGCGGGGCCACGCCGACCTCCGGCGCCTCCGGCTCGACCAACGCCACCACCACCGGGGCCGACAGCAGCCGCTGCCACACCACCGACCTCGGCTACAGCTGGGCCACGGGTGGCGACGCCGTCCCCAACAGCGACTCCAGCCAGCAGCAGAGCGCCGTGGTGATCCTCAAGAACACCAGCGGCCACACCTGCTCGATGCACGGCTTCCCCGGCGTCGACCTGGTCAACAGCGGGATCCAGTGGCCGCTGGTGCGCAGCTCGCAGCAGCCGGTGACGATCACCCTGCACCCGGGCGACTCCACCCAGTTCACCGTGCACTTCCTGCCGTGGACGGCGGAGGGCAATGTGGCGAGCAACGACTTCGCGGCGACCACGCTGGTGATCACCCCGCCGAACGAGACCACCTCCTACGACCTGCCCTGGCGCTGGGGCAACGTGCTGCTCCAGGACGGCGCGACCCACCCCGGCACCTTCATCAGTCCGATCGGCGACTGA